The sequence ATTACGCTCGGCACCCCAAGCAACAACAAATTGGTAAACCTTGGTACCTTCCATGACATAAGGCACAGTTTTTGTGGCTTCACCCAAAGCAATTGGCAACAGACCTGATGCCAATGGATCAAGCGTACCAGCATGGCCAGCCTTTTCGGCGCTAAACAACCATTTTATTTTTGAAACCGCTTCGGTTGACCCCATACCTTTTGGCTTGTCTAAAATTACCCAACCGGAAACCGGCCGACCTTTTCTCTTACGCTGGCGTGCCATTCAATTATAATCCTATGCCAAATTTATTATTTATTATCGTCTTCGTTATCATCTTGATGTAGATCACGCATCACTTCAGGGGAACGTAATAAAGCATCAATTTTAGAAAAATTATCAAAACTTGTATCAAGTCTAAAGCGAAATTGCGGCATATATTTCATTTGTCGCAAAATACGTGATAACTCGCCACGAATGAATCGCACATGGGAATTTAATTGCTTGACCACAGCTTCGCCGTCAACATCGCCAAGAGGTGCAACATAGCATGTGGCAATTTTTAAATCTGGCGACATCCGCACTTCGCAGACAGAAAGAACCACTTTTTCCAAAAATGGATCACTTAGCTCTCCACGTTGTAAAAATTGAGCTACAGCATGACGAACCTCTTCACCAACACGAAGCTGGCGCTGTGTGGGCCCAGAATGTTTCATTGCATTACCTTTCAATCAGCTCATTAACGACTACGAGCTGTAATAGCATTTTTGATTTTAAATATGCCCAAAGACGAGAGTCAGGACCTACTAATTTAAATGTAATAAAAGCGCTTCACACCATAACAAATGCAAAGCGCTCCCTATTTTAATTGTGACTTATTGCTGTTTATAAATTGTTATATATGGCAACAGGACAATATTCCAACATGCCATATATATCTTCATAGCTTACAATGTACGGGTGATATGCTCTACGCGGAATGCTTCAATTGTATCACCGGCGCGAATGTCTTCGTAATTTTCAAAGGCCATACCGCATTCTTGACCCATATTAACTTCACTAACTTCATCTTTGAAGCGTTTAAGGGTTTTAAGCTTGCCTTCATGAATAACAACATTATCACGAATAAGGCGTACACCCGCACCACGTTCAACTTTACCATCAGTAACAAGACAGCCTGCAACCTTACCAACCTTGGTGATATTGAAGACTTCACGAATTTCAGCATTACCAATAAAGGTTTCACGGCGTTCTGGCGAAAGCATACCAGACATTGCTGATTTAACATCATCAACGAGATCGTAAATGATATTATAGTATCGAATTTCAATGCCTTGGCTTTCAGCAGCGTCGCGTGCTTGCTTATTGGCACGCACATTGAAACCAAAAATTGCAGCATTGGAAGCAACCGCAAGAGCCACATCGCTTTCAGTAATACCACCAGCACCCGAATGGACGATGCGAGCACGTACTTCATCAGTACCAAGTTTTTCAAGCGAACTCACAATAGCTTCAATCGAGCCTTGAACATCGCCCTTGATAACCAATGGGAAGTCCTTGATGCCAGTTGTTTGCAATTGGTTCATCATCTGCTCGAGGGAACCACGAGAACCAGCCTGTTTTGCAACGGCCTTATCGCGTGACAAGCGTTGACGATATTCAGAAATTTCACGCGCTTGCGCTTCATTTTGAACTACAGCAAAACGATCACCAGCTTGAGGTGTACCTTGCATGCCAAGCACTTCAACCGGAGTTGAAGGACCTGCTTCTTTCATATGTTCGCCGCGTTCGTTTACGAGCGCGCGAACGCGTCCCCAAACATCACCGGCAACAAATATATCACCTGGGTGCAAT comes from Bartonella sp. HY038 and encodes:
- the rbfA gene encoding 30S ribosome-binding factor RbfA, coding for MKHSGPTQRQLRVGEEVRHAVAQFLQRGELSDPFLEKVVLSVCEVRMSPDLKIATCYVAPLGDVDGEAVVKQLNSHVRFIRGELSRILRQMKYMPQFRFRLDTSFDNFSKIDALLRSPEVMRDLHQDDNEDDNK